The DNA window CCGCGCTTACACTACTTGAGCTGTAGTTCATTGGTtcattttagtatataaaatttaattttcttcttCGTCCCACTTATGGGcgtttttttggtttgattaggAAGAAAGAAAAGCTGTATCGATTGATGGTTACGAGGATGTAGATGAATCAGACAGTGATCTCTTGTGTGCAACTGTTCTTCAGCCTATTAGTGTCGGCATGGTTGGTTCTGCAAGAGATTTTCAGCTCTATACAAGTGTAAGTCTCCCCGCCTCTCTTCATTTTACACCGAGGAAACGCTGAAATGGAAACATTCAAACGGAAAAACAGGAAAAAGGGCGGTTTTTAGAAGAATACTTTATAGTTTAAAGTTTCGGAGTTTCAGAAGCatttatgaaaatgaaaaaatgaaatGCATAACTCAGACAAGTTTTTATAAAATGTGGTTATAACAAAAAAGAGCCATGATTTGATCAGGGAATCTATGACGGAACTTGCTCTTCGAATCCAGCAGACATTGATCATGCTGTACTGATCGTTGGATTCGGCTCTGAAGACGGTGAAGATTATTGGATAGCAAAAAATTCATGGGGCACAGAATGGGGTATGAAAGGATATTTCTATCTAAAAAGAAACACTGATTTGGCATATGGTGTTTGTGCAGTCAATGCTATGGCTTCTTATCCAACTAAAGAATCCTCTGCCCCATCACCAACTAGTCCTCCATCCCCACCATCACCACTACCACCGCGGCCACCTCCGCCACCGACACCGGTGCCTCCACCGCCCTCGCCTTTGCCGGTTCAATGTGGGGGATTCACATACTGTCAAAGCGATGAGACATGCTGTTGTCTATTTGAATTCTATGATTTCTGCTTAGTTTACGGGTGCTGTCCTTATGAGAATGCTGTATGCTGCACTGGGAGTGATTTTTGCTGCCCTAGTGAGTACCCCATTTGTGATACTGAAGTAAAGCTCTGCTTCAAGGTAAAGAACTCTCAAAGCCAATATTGATATACTCAAAATTTGTGCTTCTATCTGTTGCACGGACACGAAAAcgctaaaatatgaaaaacgCAAACGGTAATAGAACGCCAAAACATATCTCGATAAGTTTCCGTACAATATAGATATTATACtgatctatttttaaaatagttgatCTGTTGTGCCCAAATTTTGTGTGACATAGAGCAAGGGAGATTGCCTCGGAGTAGCTGGAAAAAAGAAGCATATGGCTAAGCACAAGTTTCCGTGGAGCAAGCTAGAAGAGATCAAGAGAGGAAAAACATACCAACCTCTCATGTGGAAGAGGAATCCTTTTGCTGCAAATCTCtgaaaaatttgatttatatttggagataatttttcatttatttgttCATAGCTTGAAGCACATTTGAAGCCATGTTCTGTATTGTTGTTCAGGCATTTGTAACATACTAATAAACTGTGTATATggtttttaaagataatataattttataatatatttacatctatatctatatctttGCCTACAATATTTCATTTGGGTGATGGGGTCGATTTAGTTTGATTGATCTTTCCTTGCATATTAGAAAGGGCTATGCATTCATGATAGGTATAAATTGAGGGTTATAAGCCCGGAAATAAGTGTTTCTGTttgcacttttttttatcttgctTTAATTTTGTAAGAAGTTTACTCTGAACAACAATTCTCAATCTATTGGCATCTTCAACTTAATACACATACATTTTCCATGATCAACACTTATATTAAGCTGCTACTGCATATATATGGGCAGAATTATAAGAAAAGTCATTATACTGATTTTCGATCCAATTTATATATGAATttcaaactttaatttttattttgaaaggtATTTCCAATCTAATTTTGATAATGTAGCCATCCGAATTAGAATGTTTGGGGAATATTAACATCAAGCCAACTAGGGTTGACCATTCGGTTGGTT is part of the Mercurialis annua linkage group LG3, ddMerAnnu1.2, whole genome shotgun sequence genome and encodes:
- the LOC126675041 gene encoding cysteine protease XCP1-like, which produces MGSQNFNFFLIFLLITPLICFSFNLPSEYSIVGSNLNELLSEERVNDLFQQWREKHRKVYKNAEESENMLQHFKRNLNYVIEMNQKMKNSGSGSGFTVGLNKFADMSNEEFRGKYLSKIKRPIKKLKNNLLMTSRQRNLQACDAPLSLDWRKKGAVTPVKDQGDCGSCWSFSSTGAIEGINAIVTGNLISLSEQELVDCDTSNDGCDGGYMDYAFEWVIYNGGIDTEADYPYTAVDGTCNITKEERKAVSIDGYEDVDESDSDLLCATVLQPISVGMVGSARDFQLYTSGIYDGTCSSNPADIDHAVLIVGFGSEDGEDYWIAKNSWGTEWGMKGYFYLKRNTDLAYGVCAVNAMASYPTKESSAPSPTSPPSPPSPLPPRPPPPPTPVPPPPSPLPVQCGGFTYCQSDETCCCLFEFYDFCLVYGCCPYENAVCCTGSDFCCPSEYPICDTEVKLCFKSKGDCLGVAGKKKHMAKHKFPWSKLEEIKRGKTYQPLMWKRNPFAANL